The proteins below come from a single Dehalococcoidia bacterium genomic window:
- the dnaN gene encoding DNA polymerase III subunit beta, giving the protein MKLSCLQENLSKGLSIVGRAVATRSTLPITQNVLISADKSRIKLAATNLEIAITYWIGAKVSEQGEITVPARLFTDFVNSLPNDKIDMSLSAKTKTLEMKCARFTGRINGMAADEFPPIPAIGDGATTSIDPDALRAAIAQVVFAAATEETRPVLTGVYCEFHGDTLTMAAADGFRLAVHKAQLGGKVKERAEIIIPARTLNELQRLLTDEKDPINIVVNANKSQIMFRLKEAEVVSQLIQGSFPNYKQLIPQSCTTGAEMSLAEFAKATKTASIFAREGSAIVRLQITPGQKNALGQVMLSARAEEVGEDTGDVDAVVTGEEAKIAFNSKYLSDALNVLHTERVLLEVTGPSSPGVLKPVGDENYIHVVMPMFVQW; this is encoded by the coding sequence ATGAAGCTGTCGTGTCTCCAGGAGAATCTCAGTAAAGGACTCAGCATTGTGGGCCGGGCGGTTGCCACGCGCAGCACGCTGCCGATAACCCAGAACGTTCTCATCAGCGCGGATAAATCGCGCATCAAGCTCGCGGCCACCAATCTGGAAATAGCCATCACCTACTGGATCGGCGCCAAGGTCTCCGAGCAGGGAGAGATAACTGTTCCGGCCAGATTGTTCACGGACTTCGTCAATTCTCTGCCCAACGATAAAATCGACATGTCCCTTTCGGCCAAGACGAAGACCCTCGAGATGAAGTGCGCCCGGTTTACCGGACGCATTAACGGCATGGCGGCGGACGAGTTCCCTCCCATCCCGGCCATCGGCGACGGCGCGACGACTTCGATCGACCCGGACGCCCTGCGAGCGGCTATCGCCCAGGTTGTGTTCGCCGCCGCGACCGAGGAGACGCGCCCTGTGCTCACCGGCGTCTACTGCGAATTCCACGGCGACACGCTGACCATGGCCGCCGCCGACGGTTTCCGCCTTGCCGTGCACAAGGCGCAACTCGGCGGAAAGGTCAAAGAAAGGGCTGAGATCATCATACCGGCGCGCACGCTGAACGAGCTGCAGCGCCTGCTCACCGATGAGAAGGATCCGATAAATATAGTGGTCAACGCCAACAAGAGCCAGATAATGTTCCGACTGAAGGAAGCCGAGGTCGTGTCCCAGCTCATCCAGGGCAGTTTCCCCAACTACAAACAGCTTATACCGCAGAGCTGCACCACCGGCGCCGAGATGAGCCTGGCGGAGTTCGCCAAGGCCACCAAGACCGCCTCGATATTCGCCCGCGAGGGCAGCGCCATAGTGCGCCTCCAGATAACCCCGGGCCAGAAGAACGCCCTGGGGCAGGTGATGCTCTCGGCGCGCGCCGAGGAAGTTGGCGAGGACACCGGCGATGTGGACGCGGTGGTCACGGGAGAGGAAGCCAAGATCGCCTTCAACAGCAAGTACCTGTCAGACGCTCTGAACGTGCTGCATACCGAGCGCGTATTGCTGGAAGTAACCGGGCCGTCAAGCCCGGGCGTGCTCAAGCCGGTAGGAGACGAAAACTATATCCATGTCGTAATGCCCATGTTCGTGCAATGGTAG
- the phoU gene encoding phosphate signaling complex protein PhoU: MREIYQKKLHEIQDDILFMGSMVEKAILRSMESLKNRNLELAQQVIDDDQRINAKRFEIEEKCVELIATQQPMAGDLRIIISVLNVISELERIGDHAEGIAKITLLIGNEPPLKPLIDLPRMAEKTADMLHRSMDAFIHHDVDAARKIAGEDDEIDNIYDQVFRELLTFMAEDPHTITRATRLIWVAHNLERSADRVTNICERIVFVVTGKMEEIGASKY, from the coding sequence ATGAGAGAGATTTATCAGAAAAAGCTGCACGAGATACAGGACGATATCCTCTTCATGGGCAGCATGGTGGAGAAGGCCATCCTGCGCTCCATGGAATCGCTCAAGAACCGCAACTTGGAGCTGGCTCAGCAGGTGATAGACGACGACCAGAGGATCAACGCGAAGAGGTTCGAGATCGAGGAGAAGTGCGTAGAGCTCATCGCAACGCAGCAGCCCATGGCCGGCGACCTGCGCATCATCATCTCCGTGTTGAACGTCATCTCCGAGCTCGAGCGCATCGGCGACCACGCCGAGGGCATCGCCAAGATCACATTGCTCATCGGCAACGAGCCTCCGCTTAAGCCGCTCATCGACCTGCCGCGCATGGCGGAGAAGACCGCCGACATGCTGCACCGCAGCATGGACGCCTTTATCCATCACGACGTCGATGCGGCGCGGAAGATCGCCGGCGAGGACGACGAGATCGATAACATCTACGACCAGGTGTTCCGCGAACTGCTCACGTTTATGGCGGAGGACCCGCACACCATCACGCGGGCCACGCGGTTAATATGGGTGGCGCACAATCTTGAACGCAGCGCCGACAGGGTCACCAACATCTGCGAGCGCATCGTGTTCGTGGTCACCGGCAAGATGGAGGAGATCGGCGCGTCGAAGTATTAG
- the pstB gene encoding phosphate ABC transporter ATP-binding protein PstB, translated as MNTKMQIKKLDFYYGKLHALKNINIDVMENRITALIGPSGCGKSTFLRTLNRMNDIIPGARIDGEVVLDGRNIYDKCVDVVDLRKRVGMVFQQPNPFAKSIYENVAFGPRMLGMKRFVNMDEVVEKSLRAAALWGEVCDDLKKSALTLSGGQQQRLCIARVLAVEPEVILMDEPCSALDPIATLKIEELMQELKKSYTIVIVTHNMQQAARVSDFTGFFLMGEMLEYGDTTDMFSRPKNQKTEDYITGRFG; from the coding sequence ATGAACACAAAGATGCAGATCAAAAAGCTCGATTTCTACTACGGTAAGCTGCATGCCCTTAAGAACATCAACATCGACGTAATGGAGAACCGCATCACGGCCCTCATCGGGCCGTCGGGATGCGGCAAGTCGACCTTCCTGCGCACGCTGAACCGCATGAACGATATAATCCCCGGCGCGCGTATCGACGGCGAGGTCGTGCTCGACGGCAGGAACATCTACGATAAATGCGTCGACGTCGTAGACCTGCGCAAGCGCGTGGGCATGGTCTTCCAGCAGCCGAACCCGTTCGCCAAGTCGATATACGAGAACGTGGCCTTCGGGCCCAGGATGCTGGGTATGAAACGCTTCGTCAACATGGACGAGGTGGTGGAGAAGAGCCTGCGCGCGGCGGCGCTGTGGGGCGAGGTCTGCGACGACCTCAAGAAGTCCGCGCTGACGCTCTCCGGGGGACAGCAGCAGCGGCTGTGCATCGCCCGCGTGCTGGCGGTGGAGCCGGAGGTCATCCTCATGGACGAGCCCTGCTCGGCGCTCGACCCCATCGCCACGCTGAAGATCGAGGAGCTGATGCAGGAATTGAAAAAGAGCTATACAATAGTCATCGTAACGCACAACATGCAGCAGGCGGCGCGCGTCTCGGACTTCACCGGCTTCTTCCTGATGGGGGAGATGCTGGAATACGGAGACACGACGGACATGTTCAGCCGGCCGAAGAATCAAAAGACCGAGGATTATATCACCGGCAGGTTCGGATAA
- the pstA gene encoding phosphate ABC transporter permease PstA, whose amino-acid sequence MLAKITSAKNTQRAAMAFVWASGAITILFLLTIIIYIFIKGVPGLGWDFLTTPPAGGINAGGGISTIIVSTIYLIALTMGILVVPGIGAGIYLAEYAPDNRLTRFIRYGIDTLAGIPSIVFGMFGLALLVTALNFNFSILSGALTLVCLLLPTMIRTTEEAIKAVPRGHREGSLALGATKWQTIRHVVLPTAFPGVITGIILCIGRALGETACLYLTIGNYTGMPTSLMDPGRPLSLHIYYLIMDSNAPQKAMATAVVLIVTIFVINAVTNWLSYRFQAKMKGKPS is encoded by the coding sequence GCGCGGCCATGGCATTCGTCTGGGCCTCGGGCGCGATAACCATCCTCTTCCTGCTGACGATCATCATATATATCTTCATCAAGGGCGTTCCCGGCTTGGGATGGGACTTCCTGACCACCCCGCCCGCGGGAGGGATAAACGCCGGGGGCGGCATCTCCACGATAATAGTGAGCACTATCTATCTCATCGCCCTCACCATGGGCATCCTGGTCGTGCCCGGCATCGGGGCCGGCATATATCTGGCGGAGTACGCGCCGGACAACCGCCTGACGCGCTTCATACGCTACGGCATCGACACGCTGGCAGGGATACCCTCGATCGTCTTCGGCATGTTCGGCCTGGCGCTGCTGGTGACCGCGTTGAACTTCAATTTTTCGATACTGTCGGGCGCGCTCACGCTGGTGTGCCTGCTGCTGCCGACGATGATACGCACCACAGAGGAAGCGATAAAGGCCGTGCCGCGCGGCCATCGCGAGGGCTCGCTGGCGCTGGGCGCGACGAAGTGGCAGACGATACGGCACGTGGTGCTGCCGACGGCCTTCCCCGGCGTGATAACGGGGATCATACTGTGCATCGGGCGCGCGCTGGGAGAGACCGCCTGCCTCTACCTCACGATAGGGAACTACACCGGCATGCCCACATCGCTCATGGATCCGGGGAGGCCGCTATCGCTGCACATCTACTACCTGATAATGGACTCCAATGCCCCGCAGAAGGCCATGGCCACGGCCGTGGTGCTGATAGTAACGATCTTCGTTATCAACGCCGTGACCAACTGGCTGTCATACCGCTTCCAGGCGAAGATGAAAGGAAAACCGTCATGA